The Panicum virgatum strain AP13 chromosome 5K, P.virgatum_v5, whole genome shotgun sequence genome has a window encoding:
- the LOC120707257 gene encoding regulator of telomere elongation helicase 1 homolog isoform X3 codes for MPVYSIRGVDVDFPFDAYDCQITYMDRVIESLQQGKNALLESPTGTGKTLCLLCASLAWRRTFGEFLRGGRGGGRGGGSQQPHYGTQQPHYGSQQSGDPLSQQEHSGYPVSQEQHSGYPVIIYASRTHSQLRQVIKELKATSYRPKMAVLGSREQMCVHNEVSKLRGRAQNNACHFLCKKRWCQHNNNVSEFMKNKPDFGSKPFDIEDLVNIGKGKSNGPCPYYISRELSKSVDILFAPYNYLIDPGNRRSLNSIPWDNAVLIFDEAHNLESICADAASFDLHPNNLAACVAEAHECIKLCSAKRSTENSADKQFDPENYAILKALLMALEKKIGELVIESKELGCTKAGSYIYDFLSELNITSDTSKKLIETIDCASLLLEEGNSAETGPGAQAKATVCRLESIRDILDIIFRGGGQDHAKYYRFHVNESQQTSGDALKVLGKSSRTLSWWCFNPGLAMQEFLKLGVRSIILTSGTLSPLDSLAMELNLEFPVRLENPHVISPDQIWVGVVPVGPSGQALNSSYRTRETIQYKQELGSAIVNFARIVPDGLLVFFPSYSMMDKCVEFWKNRNHSNSASENTIWQRICKHKQPVIEPRQSSNFPSAIEDYAAKLRDSSTSGAIFFAVCRGKVSEGLDFADRAGRAVIVTGMPFATPTDPKVRLKREYLDKLGTSSKNTKTLTGNEWYVQQAARAVNQAVGRVIRHRHDYGAIIYCDERFAQPHYQSQMSYWLRPYIKCYSRYGEVVQGLTRFFRDKATSDPLKLKQTDCNDRNTVPALLHRMLLIIFEYLQHELCDLNFFFVCPVQLYKRTTRLSSASLDLFNFFGRMKYGILAFSYFSLCCFAICLSNR; via the exons atgCCGGTCTACAGCATCCGCGGCGTCGATGTCGACTTCCCCTTCGATGCCTACGACTGCCAGATCACCTACATGGACCGCGTGATCGAGTCCCTGCAGCAG GGGAAGAACGCGCTTCTGGAGAGCCCGACTGGGACGGGGAAGACGCTGTGCCTGCTGTGCGCCTCGCTCGCGTGGCGCCGCACCTTCGGCGAGTTCCTGCGgggaggtcgcggcggcggccgcggcggcgggagccagCAGCCGCACTACGGGACCCAGCAGCCGCACTACGGGAGCCAGCAGTCAGGGGACCCCTTGTCTCAGCAGGAGCACTCGGGGTACCCCGTGTCTCAGGAGCAGCACTCGGGGTACCCCGTGATCATATACGCCTCCCGGACGCACAGCCAGCTCCGGCAGGTCATCAAGGAACTCAAAGCCACCAGTTACAG GCCGAAAATGGCAGTGCTGGGCTCCCGTGAGCAGATGTGCGTCCATAACGAAGTGAGCAAACTCCGTGGAAGAGCACAGAACAATGCCTGTCACTTCCTCTGCAAGAAACGCTGGTGCCAGCATAATAACAATGTCTCTG AGTTCATGAAAAACAAACCTGACTTTGGGAGCAAGCCTTTTGACATAGAAGATTTGGTTAATATTGGTAAAGGGAAATCTAACGGCCC ATGCCCATATTACATCTCCCGTGAACTTTCAAAGTCAGTTGATATCTTGTTTGCTCCTTACAACTATCTTATTGATCCGGGAAACCGTCGTTCCTTAAATAGCATACCATGGGACAATGCAGTACTTATATTTGATGAAGCACACAACTTG GAGAGTATATGTGCAGATGCAGCTTCTTTTGACTTACATCCAAATAATCTAGCTGCTTGTGTAGCAGAAGCTCATGAATGCATCAAACTGTGTTCAGCAAAGAGGTCCACTGAAAATTCTGCTGATAAACAATTCGACCCTGAAAATTATGCAATCCTCAAAG CTCTCTTAATGGCACTTGAGAAAAAAATTGGTGAGTTGGTAATCGAATCCAAGGAGTTGGGCTGCACAAAAGCTGGGAGTTACATATACGACTTTCTCTCTGAACTGAATATTACGTCTGACACATCCAAAAAACTAATTGAGACAATTGATTGTGCTTCATTGCTATTAGAGGAAG GAAATTCTGCTGAAACTGGACCAGGTGCCCAGGCAAAGGCCACAGTGTGTAGATTGGAGTCAATTAGGGACATTTTAGACataatttttaggggcggtggTCAAGACCATGCCAAATATTATCGA TTTCATGTGAACGAATCTCAGCAAACATCTGGAGATGCATTGAAAGTTCTGG GTAAATCTTCAAGAACCCTTAGTTGGTGGTGTTTCAACCCGGGGCTTGCGATGCAAGAATTTCTCAAGCTGGGTGTGCGCTCCATTATATTAACTTCTGGCACTTTATCTCCCTTGGATTCACTAGCCATGGAACTAAACCT TGAATTCCCAGTTAGATTAGAGAATCCTCATGTCATTTCCCCAGATCAAATATGGGTTGGAGTAGTGCCTGTGGGCCCTTCTGGACAAGCACTTAATTCCTCTTATCGTACGCGTGAGACTATACAATATAAACAAGAATTGGGTTCTGCTATAG TAAACTTCGCGCGCATTGTGCCAGACGGACTCCTTGTTTTCTTCCCTTCATATTCTATGATGGATAAGTGTGTCGAATTCTGGAAAAATAGG AACCATTCAAATTCAGCATCTGAGAACACAATCTGGCAGCGAATCTGTAAGCACAAGCAGCCAGTTATAGAGCCTAGGCAATCATCAAACTTTCCAAGTGCAATCGAG GATTATGCAGCAAAATTACGCGATTCTTCTACTTCTGGGGCAATATTTTTTGCAGTTTGTCGTGGCAAA GTTAGTGAGGGTCTTGATTTTGCTGACCGTGCTGGGAGGGCAGTAATAGTTACTGGAATGCCCTTCGCTACCCCAACTGATCCGAAG GTTCGGCTCAAGCGTGAGTATTTGGATAAGCTGGGCACATCATCTAAGAACACAAAG ACGTTGACAGGAAACGAATGGTATGTGCAACAGGCAGCAAGGGCTGTCAATCAGGCTGTTGGACGTGTTATCAGACACCGCCATGACTATGGAGCTATAATATACTGTGACGAAAG GTTTGCGCAGCCACACTATCAATCTCAGATGTCGTATTGGCTCCGACCTTATATAAAG TGCTACTCAAGATATGGAGAAGTAGTCCAAGGATTGACCCGTTTTTTTCGAGATAAAGCTACTTCAGATCCTTTAAAGCTAAAACAAACAGATTGTAATG ATAGAAACACAGTGCCAGCTCTGCTCCACCGAATGCTGTTGATTATATTTGAATATCTACAGCATGAGTTATGTGatctgaactttttttttgtatgcCCAGTGCAACTATATAAAAGGACTACTAGACTTTCGTCAGCCTCACTTgatttgtttaatttttttggCCGAATGAAATATGGAATTTTGGCATTTAGTTACTTCTCTTTATGCTGCTTTGCTATTTGTCTTAGCAATCGTTAA
- the LOC120707257 gene encoding regulator of telomere elongation helicase 1 homolog isoform X5 yields MPVYSIRGVDVDFPFDAYDCQITYMDRVIESLQQGKNALLESPTGTGKTLCLLCASLAWRRTFGEFLRGGRGGGRGGGSQQPHYGTQQPHYGSQQSGDPLSQQEHSGYPVSQEQHSGYPVIIYASRTHSQLRQVIKELKATSYRPKMAVLGSREQMCVHNEVSKLRGRAQNNACHFLCKKRWCQHNNNVSEFMKNKPDFGSKPFDIEDLVNIGKGKSNGPCPYYISRELSKSVDILFAPYNYLIDPGNRRSLNSIPWDNAVLIFDEAHNLESICADAASFDLHPNNLAACVAEAHECIKLCSAKRSTENSADKQFDPENYAILKALLMALEKKIGELVIESKELGCTKAGSYIYDFLSELNITSDTSKKLIETIDCASLLLEEGNSAETGPGAQAKATVCRLESIRDILDIIFRGGGQDHAKYYRFHVNESQQTSGDALKVLGKSSRTLSWWCFNPGLAMQEFLKLGVRSIILTSGTLSPLDSLAMELNLEFPVRLENPHVISPDQIWVGVVPVGPSGQALNSSYRTRETIQYKQELGSAIVNFARIVPDGLLVFFPSYSMMDKCVEFWKNRNHSNSASENTIWQRICKHKQPVIEPRQSSNFPSAIEDYAAKLRDSSTSGAIFFAVCRGKVSEGLDFADRAGRAVIVTGMPFATPTDPKVRLKREYLDKLGTSSKNTKTLTGNEWYVQQAARAVNQAVGRVIRHRHDYGAIIYCDESATQDMEK; encoded by the exons atgCCGGTCTACAGCATCCGCGGCGTCGATGTCGACTTCCCCTTCGATGCCTACGACTGCCAGATCACCTACATGGACCGCGTGATCGAGTCCCTGCAGCAG GGGAAGAACGCGCTTCTGGAGAGCCCGACTGGGACGGGGAAGACGCTGTGCCTGCTGTGCGCCTCGCTCGCGTGGCGCCGCACCTTCGGCGAGTTCCTGCGgggaggtcgcggcggcggccgcggcggcgggagccagCAGCCGCACTACGGGACCCAGCAGCCGCACTACGGGAGCCAGCAGTCAGGGGACCCCTTGTCTCAGCAGGAGCACTCGGGGTACCCCGTGTCTCAGGAGCAGCACTCGGGGTACCCCGTGATCATATACGCCTCCCGGACGCACAGCCAGCTCCGGCAGGTCATCAAGGAACTCAAAGCCACCAGTTACAG GCCGAAAATGGCAGTGCTGGGCTCCCGTGAGCAGATGTGCGTCCATAACGAAGTGAGCAAACTCCGTGGAAGAGCACAGAACAATGCCTGTCACTTCCTCTGCAAGAAACGCTGGTGCCAGCATAATAACAATGTCTCTG AGTTCATGAAAAACAAACCTGACTTTGGGAGCAAGCCTTTTGACATAGAAGATTTGGTTAATATTGGTAAAGGGAAATCTAACGGCCC ATGCCCATATTACATCTCCCGTGAACTTTCAAAGTCAGTTGATATCTTGTTTGCTCCTTACAACTATCTTATTGATCCGGGAAACCGTCGTTCCTTAAATAGCATACCATGGGACAATGCAGTACTTATATTTGATGAAGCACACAACTTG GAGAGTATATGTGCAGATGCAGCTTCTTTTGACTTACATCCAAATAATCTAGCTGCTTGTGTAGCAGAAGCTCATGAATGCATCAAACTGTGTTCAGCAAAGAGGTCCACTGAAAATTCTGCTGATAAACAATTCGACCCTGAAAATTATGCAATCCTCAAAG CTCTCTTAATGGCACTTGAGAAAAAAATTGGTGAGTTGGTAATCGAATCCAAGGAGTTGGGCTGCACAAAAGCTGGGAGTTACATATACGACTTTCTCTCTGAACTGAATATTACGTCTGACACATCCAAAAAACTAATTGAGACAATTGATTGTGCTTCATTGCTATTAGAGGAAG GAAATTCTGCTGAAACTGGACCAGGTGCCCAGGCAAAGGCCACAGTGTGTAGATTGGAGTCAATTAGGGACATTTTAGACataatttttaggggcggtggTCAAGACCATGCCAAATATTATCGA TTTCATGTGAACGAATCTCAGCAAACATCTGGAGATGCATTGAAAGTTCTGG GTAAATCTTCAAGAACCCTTAGTTGGTGGTGTTTCAACCCGGGGCTTGCGATGCAAGAATTTCTCAAGCTGGGTGTGCGCTCCATTATATTAACTTCTGGCACTTTATCTCCCTTGGATTCACTAGCCATGGAACTAAACCT TGAATTCCCAGTTAGATTAGAGAATCCTCATGTCATTTCCCCAGATCAAATATGGGTTGGAGTAGTGCCTGTGGGCCCTTCTGGACAAGCACTTAATTCCTCTTATCGTACGCGTGAGACTATACAATATAAACAAGAATTGGGTTCTGCTATAG TAAACTTCGCGCGCATTGTGCCAGACGGACTCCTTGTTTTCTTCCCTTCATATTCTATGATGGATAAGTGTGTCGAATTCTGGAAAAATAGG AACCATTCAAATTCAGCATCTGAGAACACAATCTGGCAGCGAATCTGTAAGCACAAGCAGCCAGTTATAGAGCCTAGGCAATCATCAAACTTTCCAAGTGCAATCGAG GATTATGCAGCAAAATTACGCGATTCTTCTACTTCTGGGGCAATATTTTTTGCAGTTTGTCGTGGCAAA GTTAGTGAGGGTCTTGATTTTGCTGACCGTGCTGGGAGGGCAGTAATAGTTACTGGAATGCCCTTCGCTACCCCAACTGATCCGAAG GTTCGGCTCAAGCGTGAGTATTTGGATAAGCTGGGCACATCATCTAAGAACACAAAG ACGTTGACAGGAAACGAATGGTATGTGCAACAGGCAGCAAGGGCTGTCAATCAGGCTGTTGGACGTGTTATCAGACACCGCCATGACTATGGAGCTATAATATACTGTGACGAAAG TGCTACTCAAGATATGGAGAAGTAG